Proteins from a genomic interval of Tautonia rosea:
- a CDS encoding SU10 major capsid protein, whose protein sequence is MSTTFLQGIQRASDHQAQIRNDVHVVATNWFVNRCPLVTRLPRLPVGSTTFSMVNRAFRKRLATVTATATISAELFTFDDASSFMIGDVLELPSGERIEILEFPNGSTVTVKVRRAVEGTTAAAAAIDDEVRLIGNSRSGSEINQSAVALQPTGIAQYCQTWQHPVQVGGSLQSSLGYQTTPGIQTPFDQHRMDALQNLLDDMEVSCYYGLGESPTVSGRPKQRGLRALLSTNRITTPTSGSGYKPSDLVRDTLERCRANGGSPDVLIVSTNFMTGLAIWGHAAQRIDAGVNVFGLPIDVFEAPFLGGISLIEAPLLRPFTAIALTSSEVRLRMKRNEYWNPRGSRGDALEGDWIAEGAIEVENEAHHAWLEGITAFSAS, encoded by the coding sequence CGTCACCCGATTGCCGCGCCTCCCGGTCGGCTCCACGACCTTTTCGATGGTCAACCGAGCCTTCCGCAAACGGCTGGCCACCGTTACTGCCACCGCAACGATCAGTGCCGAACTGTTCACGTTCGATGATGCCAGCTCCTTCATGATCGGAGACGTGCTGGAACTGCCTTCGGGCGAACGCATCGAAATTCTTGAGTTCCCGAACGGCTCCACCGTCACTGTCAAGGTCCGCCGAGCCGTCGAGGGAACCACCGCGGCCGCCGCGGCCATCGACGACGAGGTCCGACTGATCGGCAACAGCCGATCCGGCTCCGAGATCAATCAGAGCGCCGTTGCCCTGCAGCCGACCGGCATCGCTCAGTACTGCCAGACCTGGCAGCACCCGGTTCAGGTCGGCGGCTCGCTCCAATCGAGCCTCGGCTATCAGACCACTCCCGGCATCCAGACCCCCTTCGATCAGCACCGGATGGATGCCTTGCAGAACTTGCTCGATGACATGGAAGTCTCCTGCTACTACGGCCTTGGTGAATCTCCCACGGTCTCCGGCCGGCCCAAGCAGCGAGGATTGCGGGCCTTGCTCTCGACCAACCGCATCACCACGCCGACCAGTGGCAGCGGCTACAAGCCGAGCGACCTCGTCCGAGACACCCTGGAACGCTGCCGGGCCAATGGCGGCTCGCCCGACGTCCTGATCGTCTCGACCAACTTCATGACCGGCCTGGCCATCTGGGGACACGCCGCCCAGCGCATCGACGCCGGCGTCAACGTCTTCGGCTTGCCGATCGACGTCTTCGAAGCCCCCTTCCTCGGTGGCATCTCCCTCATCGAAGCCCCCCTGCTCCGACCCTTCACGGCGATTGCCCTGACCAGTTCTGAGGTCCGGCTCCGCATGAAGCGCAACGAGTATTGGAACCCCCGAGGCAGCCGCGGCGATGCCCTCGAAGGCGACTGGATCGCAGAAGGGGCCATCGAGGTCGAGAACGAGGCACACCACGCCTGGCTCGAAGGCATCACGGCCTTCTCGGCAAGCTGA